In Sedimenticola thiotaurini, the following proteins share a genomic window:
- a CDS encoding acyl-CoA dehydrogenase family protein translates to MLSNHSRSGTEFGYPQDLESILERVQEIAKDVVAPNASAVDQEGRWPESGVRALLDAGLGGLTVPQELGGLGQGSFGVAQVCEILGQACASTAMCFGMHCVGSAVLSAKATPDQRERYLLPIIEGRHLTTLSLSEAGTGSHFYIPNTKLEAVSPDFYRVTGKKTFVTNAAYADSYVISTVAADPDAPTGQFSCIVIRNHAEGLRWGPPWDGLGMRGNSSRALHLDQVMVPRNDLLGEEGDQIWYVFQVVAPYFLMAMSGTYLGIASAALEIARNHLIKRHYSESGSSLAELPVLQHRLGTLWGMLERTRRLAYHAAASFDAGDPDALPAVFTTKAEVAECAVEMVNEVMTLTGGMAYREGSKLHQLLRDARAAHVMAPTTDLLRVWTGRTLLGRPILGA, encoded by the coding sequence ATGCTTTCCAATCACAGCAGGTCAGGAACGGAGTTCGGATATCCTCAGGATCTGGAATCGATCCTGGAACGGGTGCAGGAGATTGCAAAAGATGTGGTGGCGCCGAATGCGTCGGCTGTTGATCAGGAAGGGCGTTGGCCGGAATCGGGTGTTCGCGCTTTACTGGATGCCGGCCTCGGCGGGCTGACGGTACCCCAGGAGCTGGGTGGTCTGGGCCAGGGATCGTTCGGCGTCGCCCAGGTCTGTGAAATCCTGGGTCAGGCGTGTGCCTCCACAGCCATGTGTTTCGGTATGCACTGCGTGGGATCGGCGGTGTTGTCGGCCAAGGCGACCCCCGATCAACGGGAGCGTTACCTGCTGCCGATTATCGAGGGACGGCATCTCACCACTTTGTCGTTGAGTGAGGCCGGCACCGGCTCCCACTTTTATATCCCCAATACCAAACTTGAAGCGGTGTCGCCGGATTTTTATCGGGTGACGGGCAAGAAGACCTTCGTTACCAACGCAGCCTATGCGGACTCCTATGTGATTTCCACCGTGGCGGCTGATCCGGACGCCCCCACCGGGCAGTTCTCCTGCATTGTGATCCGTAATCATGCGGAGGGCCTCCGTTGGGGGCCGCCCTGGGACGGGTTGGGCATGCGTGGAAACTCGTCCCGGGCGCTGCATCTGGATCAGGTGATGGTGCCCCGCAATGACCTGCTGGGGGAAGAGGGCGATCAGATCTGGTATGTGTTCCAGGTGGTGGCGCCCTATTTCCTGATGGCCATGTCCGGTACCTACCTGGGAATCGCCAGTGCCGCGCTGGAGATAGCGCGCAATCACCTGATCAAACGGCACTATTCAGAAAGTGGTTCCAGCCTGGCGGAGTTGCCGGTCCTGCAACATCGCCTGGGGACTTTGTGGGGCATGCTGGAACGCACCCGGCGACTGGCCTATCACGCCGCGGCCAGTTTTGATGCCGGTGATCCGGACGCCCTGCCGGCGGTGTTCACCACCAAAGCTGAGGTGGCCGAATGCGCGGTTGAAATGGTCAATGAAGTGATGACCCTGACCGGTGGCATGGCCTATCGGGAGGGATCCAAGTTGCATCAGCTGCTGCGCGATGCCCGCGCCGCCCATGTGATGGCACCAACCACCGACCTGTTGCGTGTATGGACCGGGCGTACGTTGCTGGGTCGACCGATACTGGGAGCCTGA
- a CDS encoding EAL domain-containing protein → MVVAIVLFSSIITLVITAIQIRVDYEQELSDIDAEFEQIRHSSLHSVSQSVWVLDELQVRNQLKGLTKLSSIEFAAVNVEGKQRWAVGQQPDRDQVSARFPLTYQHRGETLEIGELVIIGTLDNVYHRLMDRVLFILFGNGLKTSLVALFSLFLFYHLLGRYILDLKQFADRFGEEQDLPLFSLNRKRSARHQPDELDSLAASINHMVKTLRNREDDLRVFATTVEQSPSSVLLTDADGNIVYVNPTFTEISGYTLDDVYGKKPAQLTAGLTADEVSEQIWETIRSGGVWAGELKSRSKSGTIYWESVKIGPVLDKNGEIIRYILVNEDITLRKSYEEQLLHQANYDGLTNLPNRLLAFDRIAQAMVTAQREKCHVVVMFLDLDRFKNVNDTLGHALGDELLVEAAKRLRSCIRVEDTVARLGGDEFLIILPGIQKTQNAELIARKVLQAMAAPFFLNGRELYITASIGITIYPEDSDSPEILLRNADVAMYQAKAQGSNSFCFFTQTMNNQARARLEIESELRHAQENRELELHFQPIVDARSGQIVAAEGLLRWNNPTLGRVSPDTFVPLAEDIGLILPIGDWVLRTACHTAMTWQQSGRTPVRVCVNASVRQFRNGNIVQTIASVLEESGLPAHCLEVEITEGLLLDDAPEIQEILNKLHRMGVRISIDDFGTGYSSLCYLKKFPFDVLKIDQSFVRDVINDPDDAALAAAIIHMAHQLKLEVVGEGVETTAQLHYLQDNGLDMVQGYLFSKPVTAEGFKRLLDQKKSHGSLSGVVKKTDSHTLTEH, encoded by the coding sequence TTGGTTGTTGCGATTGTACTGTTCAGTTCCATCATCACCCTGGTGATTACGGCCATCCAGATCCGCGTCGATTATGAACAGGAACTGTCCGACATTGATGCCGAGTTTGAGCAGATTCGTCACAGCAGCCTGCATAGTGTGTCACAGAGTGTCTGGGTTCTGGATGAGCTGCAGGTGAGAAATCAACTGAAAGGATTGACAAAGCTTTCCAGTATTGAGTTTGCCGCTGTCAACGTGGAGGGGAAGCAGCGCTGGGCGGTCGGCCAACAGCCGGACCGTGATCAAGTATCGGCCCGATTCCCACTCACCTATCAACACCGAGGAGAGACGCTGGAGATCGGGGAGCTGGTTATTATCGGGACACTGGACAATGTTTATCACCGTCTCATGGATCGGGTCCTGTTTATCCTGTTTGGTAACGGTTTAAAGACCTCCCTGGTGGCGCTGTTCAGCCTGTTTCTTTTTTATCATCTGTTGGGGCGATACATACTGGATCTGAAGCAGTTTGCTGACCGGTTCGGTGAGGAACAGGATCTTCCGCTTTTCAGCCTGAATCGAAAGCGCTCGGCCAGGCATCAACCAGATGAGCTGGACAGCCTGGCGGCATCGATCAACCACATGGTTAAAACGCTGCGGAACCGGGAGGATGATCTGCGGGTTTTTGCGACGACAGTGGAACAGAGCCCGAGTTCAGTGCTGCTCACCGATGCGGATGGCAATATCGTATATGTCAATCCAACGTTTACCGAAATATCCGGCTACACCCTTGATGACGTGTATGGCAAAAAACCGGCTCAGCTTACGGCTGGCCTGACTGCGGATGAGGTGAGTGAACAGATCTGGGAAACCATCCGTAGCGGCGGCGTCTGGGCGGGGGAGTTAAAAAGCAGAAGCAAGTCCGGCACCATCTATTGGGAGAGCGTAAAGATCGGTCCGGTGCTGGATAAAAACGGGGAGATTATTCGCTATATCCTGGTCAATGAGGATATTACGCTCAGAAAATCCTATGAAGAGCAACTGCTGCATCAGGCCAACTATGATGGCCTGACCAATCTCCCCAATCGCCTGTTGGCCTTTGATCGCATAGCACAAGCGATGGTAACCGCCCAGCGGGAAAAGTGCCACGTCGTGGTGATGTTCCTGGATCTGGACCGGTTTAAGAATGTCAACGATACCCTGGGACATGCCCTCGGCGATGAGTTGCTGGTCGAAGCGGCCAAGCGTCTCAGGAGCTGTATTCGGGTGGAGGATACCGTCGCCCGGCTGGGTGGCGATGAGTTTCTGATTATTCTGCCCGGTATCCAGAAGACACAGAATGCTGAACTGATAGCCCGGAAGGTGCTACAAGCCATGGCGGCGCCGTTTTTTCTGAATGGCCGGGAGCTCTATATCACCGCCAGTATCGGCATCACCATCTATCCGGAGGACAGTGACAGCCCGGAGATTTTGCTGCGGAACGCTGATGTGGCCATGTATCAGGCGAAAGCACAAGGCAGCAACAGCTTCTGCTTTTTCACCCAGACCATGAATAACCAGGCCAGGGCGCGGCTGGAGATCGAGTCCGAACTGCGGCATGCCCAGGAGAACCGTGAACTGGAGCTCCACTTCCAACCGATCGTGGATGCCCGCTCAGGACAGATCGTGGCCGCAGAGGGTTTGCTGCGCTGGAATAATCCGACGCTCGGTCGTGTATCGCCTGATACTTTTGTTCCGCTGGCGGAGGATATCGGGCTGATCCTGCCGATTGGTGACTGGGTGCTGCGGACCGCCTGTCATACCGCAATGACCTGGCAGCAGAGTGGCAGAACACCAGTCCGGGTTTGTGTCAACGCCTCAGTGCGTCAATTCAGAAACGGTAATATTGTTCAAACCATCGCTTCCGTACTCGAAGAGAGTGGCCTTCCCGCGCATTGCCTGGAAGTGGAGATAACCGAGGGGCTGTTACTGGACGATGCGCCCGAGATTCAGGAGATACTGAATAAACTGCACCGGATGGGAGTTCGTATCAGTATTGATGATTTTGGTACTGGCTACTCATCTCTCTGCTACCTGAAAAAATTTCCCTTTGATGTGCTGAAGATTGACCAGTCATTTGTACGTGATGTGATCAATGATCCTGACGATGCTGCGCTGGCCGCCGCCATTATTCATATGGCCCACCAGTTGAAGCTGGAAGTGGTGGGTGAGGGAGTGGAGACCACCGCACAACTGCACTACCTACAGGATAACGGTCTCGATATGGTACAGGGCTACCTGTTTAGCAAGCCGGTAACAGCAGAGGGATTTAAGCGATTGCTGGACCAGAAAAAGTCTCATGGATCGTTATCGGGCGTGGTTAAAAAAACAGATAGTCATACCCTGACTGAGCATTGA
- a CDS encoding substrate-binding periplasmic protein yields the protein MWLRSRRVAAFLVVLFIPLCASAAGKIVVGSGISPPLVATDYSPGFIESLVTEAFARLGIEFEVINLPAERALVNANRGIEDGNLLRIAGLEKYYPNLMRVPEKLMDTEFVGYSMKDIPAGEGWQRLQCCTVAYVTGWKIFENNTRSAAAVSVVGEPTQLFRLIKEGRVDVGLYEKWQGILLARKVGLKNYHVLEPPFTTKEQFMYLHKKHAALVPEVARVLREMKQDGTYQKIFDQTLGILQP from the coding sequence ATGTGGCTCAGAAGTAGGCGAGTGGCCGCTTTTTTAGTTGTGCTGTTTATACCCCTGTGTGCTTCCGCTGCCGGCAAGATTGTAGTGGGAAGCGGGATCAGTCCTCCACTGGTAGCTACCGATTACTCCCCTGGTTTCATTGAATCCCTTGTCACTGAGGCGTTTGCCCGTCTTGGTATTGAGTTCGAAGTCATCAATCTACCCGCAGAGCGTGCCCTGGTGAATGCTAATAGAGGCATTGAGGACGGTAATCTGCTGCGCATCGCTGGCCTGGAAAAATACTACCCGAATCTGATGCGTGTGCCCGAGAAGTTAATGGACACCGAATTTGTCGGCTACTCCATGAAGGATATCCCCGCCGGAGAGGGCTGGCAGCGGCTGCAATGTTGTACGGTGGCTTATGTTACGGGCTGGAAAATATTCGAAAACAATACCCGGAGCGCCGCTGCAGTCAGCGTGGTGGGGGAACCTACGCAACTGTTTCGCCTGATAAAAGAGGGCCGGGTGGACGTCGGGTTGTACGAAAAGTGGCAGGGAATACTGCTGGCTAGAAAAGTGGGGTTGAAAAACTACCATGTACTGGAGCCGCCATTTACCACCAAAGAGCAGTTTATGTATCTGCACAAAAAACATGCGGCGCTGGTGCCGGAGGTGGCACGGGTTCTGCGCGAGATGAAGCAGGATGGTACTTACCAGAAAATCTTCGACCAGACCTTGGGCATACTTCAACCCTAA
- a CDS encoding sulfurtransferase produces MTTSDIPLIIEPDALEPLLGDSDLLLVDLTKPASYAQYHIPGAVFLDYDQIVTARPPAMGLLPKSGALEQCFSSLGIDNKVHVIAYDDEGGGKASRLLWTLEAMGHDRFSLLNGGLHAWANEGHPMEQTVNNPTPRQFHAQPTDTPVADTDYIRQHLGEEGYALLDARSREEYNGVKRFAEKAGHIPGAINMDWLLALDPQHNLRLKPADQLRQLLDHLGIRDSQQVITYCHTHHRSSLSYIMLKSLGFPRVKGYPGSWSDWGNRPDTPIA; encoded by the coding sequence ATGACTACATCCGATATACCCTTGATTATTGAACCCGACGCGCTTGAGCCCCTGTTGGGTGACAGTGACCTGCTATTGGTGGATCTGACCAAACCCGCCAGCTACGCCCAATATCACATCCCGGGCGCGGTCTTCCTGGATTACGACCAGATCGTCACTGCGCGTCCACCCGCCATGGGTCTGCTACCGAAATCCGGCGCACTGGAACAGTGCTTTTCCTCCCTTGGCATCGACAACAAGGTTCACGTTATAGCCTATGATGATGAGGGCGGCGGCAAGGCCAGCCGACTGCTCTGGACCCTGGAAGCGATGGGACATGATCGTTTCTCGCTACTGAACGGCGGTCTGCACGCCTGGGCCAACGAGGGCCACCCCATGGAGCAGACGGTGAACAACCCGACCCCCAGGCAGTTCCACGCCCAACCGACTGATACCCCGGTGGCTGATACTGACTATATCAGGCAGCACCTGGGAGAGGAGGGTTATGCCCTGCTCGACGCCCGCAGCCGGGAGGAGTACAACGGCGTGAAACGCTTTGCGGAAAAAGCCGGACATATCCCCGGGGCGATCAACATGGATTGGCTGCTGGCGCTCGACCCGCAGCATAACCTGCGTCTGAAACCCGCCGACCAGCTCAGGCAACTGCTGGATCATCTGGGTATCAGGGATAGTCAGCAGGTGATCACCTACTGCCACACCCATCATCGTTCATCCCTCAGCTATATCATGCTGAAATCGTTGGGCTTCCCTAGGGTAAAGGGCTACCCGGGCTCCTGGTCCGACTGGGGCAATCGACCAGATACACCAATCGCCTGA
- the asd gene encoding archaetidylserine decarboxylase (Phosphatidylserine decarboxylase is synthesized as a single chain precursor. Generation of the pyruvoyl active site from a Ser is coupled to cleavage of a Gly-Ser bond between the larger (beta) and smaller (alpha chains). It is an integral membrane protein.) gives MNHHNSESPAREAGLADKLFALLLYLLPHHLLSQAMHWLTRIEWPPLKDRLIRGAIRLYRIDMRVAVEQNPTAYSSFNAFFTRALRADARPLANDPAAIVSPVDGTISQIGTIENGRIFQAKGQSYTVEELLGGDEADCAQFADGYFATLYLSPRDYHRIHMPQGGELKKMLHIPGRLFSVSPSTTRVVPRLFSRNERLVNLFETGQGPMAVVMVGAIFVASMDTVWAGTVAPATRRISQWHYGPQQPDQPITLEKGEEMGRFNMGSTVVLLFPKNSIRWDETLSAGSQVQMGQRIATLTSPNEVTPAPEEKL, from the coding sequence ATGAACCATCACAATTCCGAGAGCCCGGCCAGGGAAGCCGGACTGGCCGACAAGCTGTTCGCCCTGCTGCTTTACCTGCTGCCCCACCATCTGCTCTCCCAGGCCATGCACTGGTTGACCCGTATTGAGTGGCCGCCGCTGAAGGATCGTCTGATCCGGGGCGCCATCCGACTCTACAGGATCGATATGCGCGTTGCGGTTGAACAGAACCCCACGGCTTACAGCAGTTTCAACGCTTTCTTTACCCGGGCGCTGCGCGCCGATGCCCGCCCGCTGGCGAATGATCCGGCCGCTATTGTCTCACCGGTTGATGGCACCATCAGTCAGATCGGTACCATAGAGAACGGCCGTATTTTTCAGGCCAAGGGACAGAGCTATACAGTGGAGGAACTGCTGGGCGGTGACGAAGCCGACTGTGCGCAGTTTGCAGACGGCTATTTCGCTACTCTCTACCTCTCCCCGAGGGACTACCACCGAATCCATATGCCGCAGGGAGGGGAACTGAAAAAGATGCTGCACATCCCCGGCCGGCTGTTCAGTGTCAGCCCTTCAACCACCCGGGTGGTGCCCCGTCTGTTCAGTCGCAACGAACGCCTGGTCAACCTGTTTGAAACCGGGCAAGGGCCCATGGCGGTGGTCATGGTGGGTGCTATTTTCGTGGCCAGCATGGATACGGTCTGGGCCGGCACGGTGGCGCCCGCCACGCGACGCATCAGCCAGTGGCACTACGGCCCGCAGCAACCGGATCAACCCATCACCCTGGAGAAGGGTGAAGAGATGGGACGATTCAACATGGGATCTACCGTGGTGCTGCTGTTTCCGAAAAACAGCATCCGGTGGGATGAGACACTGTCAGCCGGCAGCCAGGTTCAGATGGGCCAGCGGATCGCCACCCTGACCAGCCCGAATGAGGTCACGCCCGCTCCAGAGGAAAAGCTATAA
- the epmA gene encoding EF-P lysine aminoacylase EpmA: MMARIREFFQQQGVMEVETPICSRHATTDPSIHSLVTCYTGPGAPDGVPLYLHTSPEFPMKRLLAAGSGSIYQLCKVFRDGESGRLHNPEFTLLEWYRPGFDHHRLMEEVEQLVQRVLPEPGPVRRISYRTLFEQLLGVDPHRATAGQLRQLALQKGVPGIEQLDLPHRDAWLDLLMTHCIEPAMGAGLCFVYDYPASQAALARVRPDDPPVAERFELYIDGVEVANGFHELADAAEQRRRFEQDLQARSNANLPLPPMDEWLLEALARGLPDCAGVALGVDRLFMRSIGADHIDRVIAFPLERA, from the coding sequence ATGATGGCGCGGATCCGGGAGTTTTTTCAACAGCAGGGGGTGATGGAGGTGGAGACGCCGATCTGTTCCCGCCATGCCACCACCGATCCCTCGATCCACTCCCTGGTGACCTGTTACACCGGTCCGGGAGCCCCCGACGGTGTGCCGCTCTACCTGCATACCTCGCCCGAGTTTCCCATGAAGCGGTTGCTGGCCGCCGGATCGGGATCGATCTACCAGCTCTGCAAGGTGTTCCGGGATGGTGAGTCGGGCCGTCTGCATAACCCGGAATTTACCCTGCTGGAGTGGTACCGTCCCGGTTTTGATCACCACCGCCTGATGGAGGAAGTGGAACAACTGGTGCAGCGGGTGCTGCCGGAACCCGGGCCTGTGCGCCGTATCAGTTACCGGACGCTGTTTGAGCAGCTACTGGGAGTGGACCCCCATCGGGCCACTGCCGGACAATTGCGCCAGCTGGCACTGCAGAAAGGTGTGCCGGGAATTGAGCAGCTGGATCTGCCACACCGGGATGCCTGGCTGGATCTGCTGATGACACACTGCATTGAGCCGGCCATGGGGGCAGGGCTCTGTTTCGTCTATGACTATCCGGCCAGCCAGGCTGCCTTGGCACGGGTACGGCCGGATGATCCCCCGGTTGCAGAACGGTTTGAGCTCTACATAGATGGAGTGGAGGTGGCCAACGGTTTCCATGAACTGGCCGACGCCGCTGAACAGCGCCGCCGTTTCGAACAGGATCTGCAGGCGCGCTCCAATGCCAACCTGCCGCTGCCGCCCATGGATGAGTGGTTGCTCGAAGCACTGGCCCGGGGATTACCGGACTGTGCGGGGGTGGCACTGGGTGTCGATCGTCTGTTTATGCGCTCGATCGGGGCTGATCACATCGACCGGGTTATAGCTTTTCCTCTGGAGCGGGCGTGA
- the efp gene encoding elongation factor P yields the protein MATYSTNEFKGGLKIMLDGDPCSIIENEFVKPGKGQAFNRVKIRNLKTGRVIERTFKSGESVVAADVMEMELQYLYSDGEFWHFMDPDSFEQVSADAAAVGDSVKWLKDQDMCTVTLWNGAPIIVEAPNFVNLTITETDPGLKGDTSGGGGKPATLETGAVVRVPLFVQTGELIKVDTRSGEYVSRAKEE from the coding sequence ATGGCAACTTATAGTACCAATGAGTTTAAGGGTGGTCTAAAAATAATGCTGGATGGTGACCCTTGCTCCATTATTGAGAACGAATTTGTGAAGCCAGGCAAAGGCCAGGCGTTTAATCGGGTCAAAATCCGCAACTTGAAGACCGGGCGTGTCATAGAACGCACCTTTAAATCGGGTGAGAGCGTAGTAGCCGCTGACGTCATGGAGATGGAGCTGCAGTACCTCTATTCGGACGGTGAGTTCTGGCACTTTATGGACCCGGACAGCTTCGAGCAGGTGAGCGCTGATGCGGCTGCCGTGGGTGATTCAGTGAAGTGGCTGAAAGATCAGGATATGTGTACGGTTACCCTGTGGAACGGCGCGCCGATCATTGTGGAAGCCCCCAACTTTGTCAATCTGACCATCACCGAGACCGACCCCGGCCTTAAAGGCGATACCTCCGGTGGTGGCGGTAAACCGGCCACACTGGAGACGGGTGCCGTGGTCCGGGTGCCCCTGTTTGTGCAGACCGGCGAGCTGATCAAGGTCGACACCCGTTCCGGCGAGTACGTGTCGCGGGCCAAGGAAGAGTGA
- the epmB gene encoding EF-P beta-lysylation protein EpmB: MIHRIEPACQTPPWQQSLAGAFREPEAFLRYLQLDRALLPAARTAARQFGLKVPREFAELITPGDPDDPLLRQVLPIGAEQLPSAGFGPDPVGDLDKAVGPGMLHKYQGRLLLIASGSCAVNCRYCFRRHYPYQEAAAYRHGWTQAVEHIHQHGDIEEIILSGGDPLTLTDSKLAALISRLEGIPHLKRLRIHTRLPVVIPSRLTNELTALLGSGRLQSVLVLHINHPRELSPGLVEGLQPMKRAGISLLNQSVLLKGVNDNADTLVALSSGLFEAGILPYYLHLLDRVAGAAHFEVKAERIRQLQDELRARLPGYLMPRVVREVAGAPAKQPVI, from the coding sequence ATGATACATCGAATAGAGCCTGCATGTCAGACTCCCCCATGGCAGCAGTCTCTCGCCGGCGCCTTTCGGGAACCCGAAGCGTTTCTCCGATACCTGCAACTGGACCGGGCCCTGTTACCCGCAGCACGTACCGCAGCCAGACAGTTTGGCCTGAAAGTCCCCAGGGAGTTCGCCGAGCTGATCACGCCCGGAGACCCGGATGATCCGCTGCTGCGGCAGGTGCTGCCGATCGGGGCTGAACAGTTGCCTTCGGCCGGCTTCGGCCCTGATCCGGTGGGCGATCTGGACAAAGCGGTCGGCCCCGGCATGCTGCATAAATACCAGGGACGGTTACTGCTGATTGCCAGTGGCAGCTGCGCCGTCAACTGCCGCTACTGTTTCCGGCGCCACTACCCCTATCAGGAGGCGGCCGCCTACCGGCACGGCTGGACCCAGGCAGTGGAACATATTCATCAGCATGGGGATATTGAGGAGATCATTCTGAGTGGTGGTGATCCGCTGACCCTGACCGACAGTAAACTCGCCGCCCTGATCAGCCGGCTGGAAGGGATCCCCCACCTGAAACGGCTGCGGATACACACCCGGCTGCCGGTGGTGATCCCCTCACGGCTGACCAACGAACTGACCGCTCTGTTGGGTAGCGGTCGGCTGCAATCCGTGCTGGTATTACATATAAATCACCCACGGGAACTATCACCCGGGCTGGTGGAGGGGCTGCAGCCAATGAAACGGGCCGGTATCAGCCTGCTCAACCAGTCGGTGCTGCTGAAGGGGGTCAACGACAACGCAGATACCCTGGTCGCCTTGAGTTCAGGACTGTTCGAAGCCGGCATTCTCCCCTACTATCTCCATCTACTGGACCGGGTGGCCGGAGCAGCTCACTTTGAGGTCAAGGCTGAACGGATTCGGCAACTACAGGATGAGCTGCGGGCCCGTCTGCCAGGGTATCTGATGCCACGAGTGGTCAGGGAAGTCGCCGGTGCCCCCGCCAAACAACCGGTAATCTGA
- a CDS encoding EAL domain-containing protein, whose amino-acid sequence MNGNPETDISIRLLVIESSLNEAEAHISTLRNAGLIIHPTVAVDDEALLDIADDEKPELILLSLPEPLDKLTAILKLCKAAFADTPYVIIYKDPATDPATLIQTMRDGARDVVCANDPDHLQLVVMRESEEIYLRKELAETREKLKEAEALCSTLIESSQDAIAYIHEGMHMQANPAYLEMFGFVDMDELEGLPILDLIPAKDHKTIKSFLRTLGREHTELNIACQNSAGEVFDAKLEFSPATFDGEPCTQLIIRNEAQNKELEQTIELLSNQDAQTGLANRQYFMAKMEQQIATSSETDTGCSLFYIVIDDFREIRSHIGITASDNLLKELADLLSENIDKEELLARFGDHSFTILSPKHNSIDVETMAERLRLLVEEYIYQEINVTCSIGVSLFDPDSPGSQDFINRAYHAYEAARNGGGNRYSCYDASEMQASYGEDNTGDEARINELIEHALEHDRFRLVYQPIVSLQGDSREHYAVLTRLLDNNNEEILPDHFIRYAKQGEQMAKVDRWVIDKAIEELSEQRKEGKKVNFFISISSSGLEDEGMLLWICDCLRKYSAKGPWITFQIQDKDLRNHIQNAKKLIEGLKKIKCQLAIDQFGSNPKADTLLKHLPVDFVKFDFELMQDLASNQEQQDHLNELNALAKEHNIKTVAMGVEDANSLAILWTVGVNYIQGYFLQEPSENISYEFSSA is encoded by the coding sequence ATGAATGGAAATCCCGAAACTGATATTTCAATCAGGCTTCTGGTAATAGAGTCGTCCCTCAATGAGGCAGAGGCCCATATCAGTACGTTACGCAACGCCGGCCTGATAATTCATCCGACCGTTGCCGTGGATGATGAGGCGTTACTGGATATCGCCGATGATGAAAAACCCGAACTGATACTGCTTTCCCTGCCGGAACCGTTGGACAAACTGACGGCCATTCTCAAGCTCTGTAAGGCGGCCTTTGCTGACACACCCTACGTCATTATCTATAAGGATCCGGCAACCGATCCCGCCACCCTGATTCAAACCATGCGCGATGGCGCCCGGGATGTGGTCTGTGCAAACGACCCGGACCATCTGCAGCTGGTTGTCATGCGGGAGTCCGAGGAGATCTACCTGCGCAAAGAGCTGGCAGAGACCCGGGAAAAGTTAAAAGAGGCGGAAGCCCTCTGCAGCACCCTCATCGAAAGCTCCCAGGACGCCATTGCCTACATCCATGAAGGGATGCACATGCAGGCCAACCCGGCCTATCTGGAGATGTTCGGTTTTGTGGATATGGATGAGCTGGAAGGTTTGCCTATCCTTGACCTGATCCCGGCCAAGGATCACAAAACGATCAAATCCTTTCTCAGGACCCTGGGCCGGGAGCATACCGAGCTCAACATCGCCTGCCAGAACAGTGCCGGGGAGGTTTTTGATGCCAAGTTGGAGTTCTCGCCGGCCACCTTTGACGGCGAGCCATGCACCCAGTTGATCATCCGCAATGAAGCACAGAACAAGGAGCTTGAGCAGACCATCGAACTGCTGAGCAACCAGGATGCCCAAACCGGCCTGGCCAATCGTCAATATTTCATGGCGAAAATGGAGCAGCAGATTGCCACGTCGAGTGAAACTGACACCGGCTGCTCCCTGTTCTACATAGTCATCGATGACTTCCGGGAAATCAGGAGCCACATCGGCATCACCGCGAGTGACAACCTGCTCAAGGAGCTGGCCGACCTGCTCAGCGAAAATATCGATAAAGAGGAGCTGCTGGCCCGTTTCGGCGATCACTCATTTACCATCCTGAGCCCCAAGCATAATAGCATCGATGTGGAGACTATGGCGGAGCGACTGCGCCTGCTGGTGGAAGAGTATATCTACCAGGAGATCAACGTCACCTGCAGCATCGGTGTCAGTCTGTTCGATCCCGACAGCCCGGGAAGTCAGGATTTCATCAATCGCGCCTACCATGCCTACGAGGCGGCCCGTAATGGCGGTGGCAATCGCTACTCCTGTTACGACGCCAGTGAGATGCAGGCCAGCTACGGTGAAGATAACACTGGTGACGAAGCGCGGATCAACGAACTGATTGAGCACGCCCTGGAACATGACCGCTTCCGGCTGGTCTACCAGCCGATCGTCAGCCTGCAGGGCGATAGCCGGGAACACTATGCGGTGTTAACCCGGCTGCTGGACAACAACAATGAAGAGATTCTCCCCGACCACTTTATCCGCTACGCCAAGCAGGGTGAGCAGATGGCCAAAGTGGACCGCTGGGTAATCGACAAGGCCATTGAAGAGCTCTCCGAACAGCGTAAAGAGGGTAAAAAGGTCAACTTCTTTATCAGCATCTCAAGCTCCGGACTGGAAGATGAGGGCATGCTGCTCTGGATCTGCGACTGCCTGCGCAAATACAGCGCCAAGGGTCCCTGGATCACTTTCCAGATTCAGGACAAGGATCTGCGCAACCATATTCAGAACGCCAAGAAACTGATCGAAGGCCTGAAGAAGATCAAATGCCAGTTGGCTATTGACCAGTTCGGCTCTAACCCGAAAGCGGACACACTGCTGAAACATCTGCCGGTGGATTTCGTCAAGTTCGATTTCGAACTGATGCAGGACCTGGCGTCCAACCAGGAGCAACAGGACCACTTGAACGAGCTGAATGCCCTGGCCAAGGAACACAATATCAAGACAGTGGCCATGGGTGTGGAAGATGCCAATAGCCTGGCGATTCTCTGGACTGTCGGGGTTAACTACATTCAGGGCTATTTTCTTCAGGAACCATCTGAAAACATCTCCTATGAGTTCAGCTCCGCATAG